A window of Phragmites australis chromosome 2, lpPhrAust1.1, whole genome shotgun sequence genomic DNA:
ccatatttttactatcaatacattgtggtgttctttcctcttaaatttcatctctaagcttgagtcttcttCTTAgtagaaactctcgccgtacttgctgaaAAGACGAACTCTTCTCCAACAATTATTAAATAGATATATAATTTATTAATAATGATAGAGGTGGTTAATAGAGAAGCAGGTATATGAAtatttttggtttattttttctattgaaCCTGTATAGGGAAATTTCGCTTTATTTCTTCTCTGATTAACACGATAATTTCTAGCACTGTGAAGGAGGAAGCTTATTTTGTTATACAATTACTAATGTAATATATACCTTCTCGGGAGATTAAGAAACATAGATATATACCCAAGAGTAGCAGGTGAACGAATATTGACAGACTAGAACAGACCTAACTAGTGTCTAATTAAGGTAAATTGTACGGGGTTTGTTTTGGGAAATAGGATGGTGATGAATCGTCAGAACCACGTAGTGTCAACCAAGTGTCCGAACTTTTCCGTAACCACCTTAGCACGGTAACCTTAGCACGGTAGAGAAGAACACTTCCGGGGCAACCATTCACGCTTTCGAGCAAATGTGCTCCCAACACCCAGATGTGTTCCCAAAATAATTGTGGGAAAATCTTAGTATTTGGTTACAGAAGTATATATGGTTTATTTGCCTGTACCTTGCACGATTTGTTAATACTTCTGTCCACTGTCGACTACTCCCAGAACTAAAAGTAAAGAAATGTGGAATATATTTTTCTCCCAGATGTGGAAAATTGTGAGGATTGAGATTGAGTTCTATGACTTCTATTGCATGTCATGCGGCCCACAATTATGCATGTcgtattctaataaaaatatcttcacGCAACTAATTAATTTGCTGCTGAGAACCATTCAAACaataatgaaaaataattttcagaTAATTATATTGTCGATCCATACTGCTAGCTGTTCAATCACTTACACCTCATGAAAATTTGGAGCCACATGTTGTCACGAGTCAAGACAATCTACGCGCCTACTTCTGACCTTTTCTCGTTGAATGGTACAACTCAGTCGGCCAGAAAGTGAGAAACAAGGTAGCCGCTTATTATCTTCTTAGCCATATGATCGTCTTTTAATTATCTAGGTGTTTCCCGTCGAATTTTGGGCACCCTTTTTCTCTAGGTATTAAATGACATTGGCAAACAATATTGAATATTCAGAGACGTACAGTGAAGAAATTAAAAAGCCACCTAATTCTAATTTATGTCAAAAGTATATATCCTAAAGTATTGCACTGCATCTTCAACTATATTCGTCGTAAGAGTATCGGAGCTGGACTGATActacaaaatatatagttttcaCAAGAAAACAAGCGGTTTAAGAAACTAAGCCCACATAAATACACGCAAGTTGAGCGAACAGCTCCTCTTTCATCAGTTTCCTGGAAGAAGGTACTCATGGCACGATGAAAACGTCGGTATTTTGCTCAATACAAGCAGTTAGAACCTAACTACTAGGCCGCAAGTTGTGCAAAACACATTAAAAATCTAGAAAGAGTTGCATGCAGCATACCTAGGAAAAATCGTAGTCAAGAATTCAAGGCAGGGCTGGCTGGCCAGTACTGACCACACTTGAAACATTGATGTCCACGCACCTACATCCCTTCTTTGGCAACATCAAGTAGACAAATCAACGCGCCAACCCAGGAATCATTCTACTAGGATTCACCTATATAAACAGCTAATCTCCCGCACCAATGGACCATATCGTATTTCGGAAGCACCCAACGCATACTAGACAAGTCTACAATGGCATCTCCTTCTCCGGCCACCGTGATCCAGATTCCATCGCGGACCAACGGCACAGCACCGCCGACGCCTAAGGGCACCGATGACTGCCCGACCGTGCCGACGGCAGCCAGCTTCGGGACAGCGACAGACAAGGTGATGTCAAGCGCCGCAAACCTGGCGCAGCTCCTGCCGACGGGCACGGTGTTGGCGTACCAGGCGCTGTCCCCGTCCTTCACCAACCACGGGGCATGCCTTCCCTCCAACAAGTGGCTCACGGCCGCGCTGGTCACCATACTGGCCGCCTTatccctcttcttctccttcaccgACAGCATCGTTGGCCGCGACCGCAAGCTCTACTACGGCGTGGCCACGCTACACGGCTTCAACGTGTTCAACTTctccggggaggaggaggagagggattGGGCGCTCGGCGAGCTCCAGAGGCTGAGGCTCCGGCCACTGGACTACGTGCACGCCTTCTTCACCGCCGTTGTGTTCCTCACCGTAGCATTCAGCGACGTCGGGCTACAAAACTGTTTCTTCCCCAACGCTACAACCAATACCAACCAGCTGCTAAAGAACCTGCCGCTGGGGATGGCGTTCTTGTCGAGCTTTGTGTTCTTGATCTTCCCAACAAAAAGGAAGGGCATCGGATACAACGACACCACTCTCCACCAGAAGGCCCCATGAGGTCACTGAAATTTCAGATCCGGATATCGTAGAACAATTTCATGGTCGCTTGTATTGGTTGCCTTGCTCCTGCCTAAATTGTAGGTGTTGTATACCAGTATAAAATCACATGACTGATTGTAGATTCTAGTGGTTCTTTCTGTTTTTGTAAATATACGTCTTTTGATGTATAGGTGTGGAAGAACGTCTTTTGATGTCAGAGATCAAACTGACCACAGGGGAGGCCATCCACGATAAGGCTCGTCCGGGCATGCGTTGTGTGCTTGATGTGGGAAGGAGATGCTGCAAGATAAGGGAGAAGACATGAAATAAAATGAGTCAAGCGGAGCCCCAATGGACAACGGATCAAAGGGTCAAACTAAAACACAGGTTGTCACGTGGGCACAGGAGTCCAACCAATATCGACTATGACCTCGGACGTCATACACCAAGTATTACTTTGTGTGTAATTAACGTCCGGACGTCTGATCCATCGATGATCCAACAGCCTATtgcaatattaaaaaaataacgaCTGCAATATTGAAAAATATGCAGCAAAATAGCTTGTTGTATATATTCGATTTCAAGAGAAAATTCTCACCACAACATCACTCCATGTTACAcgtaatatttttatataaaaccTATTTGGTGTAGAATTAGgtgcaacatacgaaaataactttgataataaattttcataacgtctgaaatattaaatttgaatatcTAAAACATTGGAGATatgaaaatataggaattaactcaatGGATAATATTTTTGGGTCCGAATTTATACGCAAGAGATTCCAggatgcaacatacgaaaataattatagcaataaattttcataacatctgaaacattagagatgtgaaaatatagaaattaactcaaatggataattttttcgggTTCGACTCTGTATACTAGAGATTTCGGAATGTAACATATGAAAATAGCTATggcaacaaattttcataacgtctaaaatattaaatttgaatatcTGAAACATTAGAGATGCGAAAATATAAGCACTAACTcgaataaataattttttttcgatTACATGGGTCGACCCAATCAAAATGTCTGATGCATTCGGACAGCCGGGCCATAACATTATCATTTTTAATAACAAAATACAGTATGCTACGTTTGGAGTAGAATTCCATGTCAAAATTTGGCATCATTGTCCTGCATAGGACGGCGTTTACCTTTCGAGTCCTGCACTTTTCATAGCAGAAGATTGGGGGACAGTTCTGATGCACAGGCCTCATCCTGAATAGGAAGATTATCAAACCAACGAGTTTGGACAAGAAAATATTATGGGGACAGGAGACCGTACGGTCATACGGCCTGTGATTTCCACGTCGGCACTGCACATTTCCAACAGAAACGACAGCACCACGCTTCCATGGTGTAACTTGGGGTGTGTTTGGTCTAAAGATGGGGTGAGATGGGAGAGGGTGATTATATTTTTGTAGTGTTTGGTTCAGGATAGTAGAGATGAAATTATCTCTCTTAAAGAATATTCTCTCAATATGCTGGATTAAATTATCCCATCAAATCGATAGGACGAAACCATCCACCTTTGCTAATCATacttattagtaaaatgattagTGATATTAGTATATTTGTATACTTATTAGTGTATACTACTATGCGATTAAAATTTATAAGGGTTAATGTGCTAATTAGTGAaaattaatgagctaattatAGTATGATTAGAgttaattagcatattttattgttaattagtaataaCTATGGCGAGAGTAACATTAATACATGTTAGTGCATGTTGATTAAGtgtattattaattattattatttaaaattaaaagatataatcaATTGATGATTCTTGTCACCATCCATGCTTATCCCTTCAACTAAAAAAAAGGGTCATCCCATccatctaaccaaacaaaaaagaggatcATCTCATCCTAAAAACAGGAACAGCCTTATCCCATCTTATTTTATCtcacaaccaaacacacctttgGTTAGCGAAAATCGTGGCcggaaagaaaaaagatggggAACTCGTGCGGTACGATTCAGAGTCCGGTTAGCTGGGCGTTGACAAAAAGTAGCTTTCTGGTTGGAAAATAATTTTACCCGATCTAGTCTTCTGTATTTAGAGTAAATTTAATTTATAGTATGATAAGTACTAATTTATTTTACCGCACATGATTGTTTATGTACTATATGTTTTATAGTAATTTTTGTTGGGATGATCTCTCGCTTCTCTTCATATGGCAAGTCGAAGTCTACCGGTGGCTAAACACTGATGGGTGTTACAGTGGTGTTTCAGGAAATGCATGCGAAGATCATGATGGACCTTTGGTCGAAGCCCGAAGGTTGGCCTACAATCTCCCCCATCCGTGCAGGTGAAGGCCACGACGGACCTTCGGTTGAAGCCCGAAGGTGCGTCTGCGACTCCTGCCGCCCGCGTAGGCGAAGGCTGCGGCAGACCTTTGGTCGGAAGACGAAGTTTGACCGGCGATTCCACTTACTGGAGCGGGCAAAGGTACTGGCGTGCCTTCAActggaggccgaaggtcgacccacAGCGCCGATGGGCAGGAGCAAAGGTCGTGACGAACCTTCGGTTGGAAGCTGGAGAGGGACCCTCAGCGCAGTCATGAGACTGGCCGAAGACCAAAAATGGACGTCGAGGCCCACTTAACTGCCCAGGGCacagttgtaattatgcaaatgtacttgattaTACTGTAATGCCCCCAAATATTTCAGGAATGTGGCAATTGAGAGGGTTAAACTGTAAATCCAAGCATTGGGTAGttgggtacgggctataaatagggtcatactgtACCTGAAGTGACGAGAAATCAAGATTATTTACTCATAACATGTGTCACACTCTGGAGCCTTCAGTTTTCCCCTAGAACGAAGGCCGTCTTTGGTTGGGGTTAGCGGTTCCAACAGTTggtgccgtccgtggggatcgaacgGACCGAAGCtatgccacccaaaaagaagacgAAGCTACTTGGAACATCGGAGACATTGCCGGAGCCTTCGACTGCAGCCGGAGCTTCGGCCGAAAGGCCCCCTTCGACGGTACCAGGCTCAAGCAACACTTCGGCCGGAGGAGCTTCTGGTGAGCGCGAACAACACTACAGTGTTGATGTCTGGCCTCCAGGAGACAACAGAGACAAGCACAGAGCGACCGTCCAGGAAAATGTAGCAGTAGCAATGCGGGTCATAGAAACTAGCGATCGCACCCGCTTGGAGGCTTCGGCAGAAGAGCGAGGCAAAGCGCAAGATgaagagtgggaagacctgGATGACTTCGTAGAATACAAAGATGAAGACGAGACACAGGAGGAAAGAACATCTAAGTTGGAAGCCGAAGAACCGGAGAGGCAGATTGCGCAGaaaaagcgcatgttggataGCCTGGTGGCAAGTCAAAAAGCCGCGGAATATCGCAAGCGAGCGGAGGAAGCCAGGAAAacactggagaaaatgcaagaagagattgatatGCTGCATCGCACGGAGGAAACAACTCGCCACGTGACGCTGTCAGAAATCACAGCACGATCGGCGCAGGACCTTCGGCGATAGTCATCTGTAGGTGATCCAGAGTCCCCGCTCTCCATTGGCTTGCAAAACCAGCTGtggccttcgggcttcaagatgcctagagtAGTAATGTTCGACAGAGAGTCAGATTCAAGAGAATTTGTAATGAGTTTCATGGCGGCAGTCGAATCCACTGGAGGAGACGACGCAacactggcgaaggcctttgtattggctataaaagggatagcaaggtcgtggtactccgcgttgcctctgggatccatttattcatgggagcaattgcgcaACGCCCTATACAACAATTTCCATGGAAATCAGACAGACAAGATTACCGCAagtgacctcttcgcactgaagcaGCAGCCAATAGAGACTTTACAGAGCTATATGTGTCGCTTCGTACACATCCACTGTCAGGCGAAAGGGCTGAGCGAagacacaatcatcgatgccgcatCAGAGGGGGACTTTTGGCaggaaagcttacaagaaagaGGCCAGGGAGTGTACAAGGACTGCTCAATAAGATGAAAGAATACACAAGGTCCGAGCTCGATCACCTTCGGAGGAAGAATGAAATGGTAGCCTCAAAAGCACTAAAAACAAATACGTCGGCCAGGGAGGCAGGCGTTGGCCACTCCAAAGACTGATTGAGGCATGTGAGAAAAGCTGTAGCATCCGAATACACAACAAAGCTAAAAGAGGTCAATCAGATCGACTCCGGCCCAGTCGATGTTGCTCAAGCGATAAGCGAAGGGCAAAGTGGGGCTACTTGAGGAGGCCGAAGTGGCAGAGGCCGAGGACGAGGGGGTCGAGGTGGACAGGCTCCGTAGGATCCAGCCACGTTCTACTGCAAGTTACATGGCGAAGGCGCCGGTCATAGGACCAAGTAGTGCccacaggtcatggccatgaaagaaagcttagcgAAGCAATCCTTCGATCAAGCAAGAACCGTGCACCACGCCACACAGTTTAGGCGAGGTGAAGCATGGGAAAACAATTAGAACCACAATCCAGGCACAATGTTCGCTAACCAGTGGCGACCAATGCTCGCGCTGGCACAACAATATGTCTCCATAGCCTTAGCCCAGTTGGATCAGACGATTGAACAATTGGCCTTccaaggggagctacctccacctccaccgagGCTAACGATTGAAGCACCACCGGAGACTAGCAGGTCGGTAAACACAGTGAATCGTGGATACAACATGGTGTTGGCAATCTAAGGAGGATCCAATCAGGAGACAGAATCAAAGAggcaacaaaaagaatatgtgtgaagggttaaccacgttgGTGTAGGGCCAACTTATGTTCACTCAAGGTGGTTCAATGTGCCCATTACATTCT
This region includes:
- the LOC133901720 gene encoding protein DMP10-like; protein product: MASPSPATVIQIPSRTNGTAPPTPKGTDDCPTVPTAASFGTATDKVMSSAANLAQLLPTGTVLAYQALSPSFTNHGACLPSNKWLTAALVTILAALSLFFSFTDSIVGRDRKLYYGVATLHGFNVFNFSGEEEERDWALGELQRLRLRPLDYVHAFFTAVVFLTVAFSDVGLQNCFFPNATTNTNQLLKNLPLGMAFLSSFVFLIFPTKRKGIGYNDTTLHQKAP